GCTGGGAAAGAACTGACGACGCCGATTGAGCGGCGAGAGGCTGCTCTCAGGGCGATGCGGGATCACGACATCTCGCAACGCCGGGCCTGCCGACTTGTCGGTGTCGATCCAAAGACGGTCCGGCGTGAACGCCTGCCGGATAATCCTGAAATACGCAAGGAGATGAAAGCGGTCGCGGCCAAGCGCCGCCGGTTCGGCTACCGGCGGATCGGGGTGATGCTGGAACGCAAAGGGATGATCATGAAGTTTGGTGGTCTCGCTTTCGACCTTGCCGACCACAACATCGAGATGCGCTTTCAGGTATTCAGGCCGACATAGTATGTCCTGTTGCCGCTGACCATAAACATACGAATCGAAACATGTGATACAAAATGTGATACAACCTTACTTAACAACCCGCCTCAATTCCACAAAATATTTAGTATTTTCAATAACTTGATCGGGATAAAATGCTTAATAATGGTGCCCGGGGGCGGAATCGAACCACCGACACGAGGATTTTCAATCCACTGCTCTACCCCTGAGCTACCCGGGCATGGGAGAAGGCTGCGCCTTCGGGTGGATGCGTTCTAGGCGAGCGCGGGCGGGGTGTCTAGAGGGTATCAGCAAAAATCAATGGGGTTTTTGCTGCTCTTGTTCCAGCGCGTCGAGGGCCTCTTCGATGTCGGCCGGATCGGAGGAGGGCACGGCGTAATCACCCGCGAACCATTTGCCCAGATCCACGTCGGCGCAGCGGCGCGAGCAAAAGGGGCGGTAGCGGGCATCGGTCTTGCGCTGGCAAATCGGGCAGCTCATTTGAGCAGGTCCGTAAGCGGCTGTCGGTCGCGTTTGCGTTGCAATTCAAAGTGCCCCAAGGGCGTCCAACCCGCGAGAGTGGTTTCGGTCGTGTCCTGGCGTAGCGCGGCGCGCAGGGAGGCTTCGAACGTTCTGCGGTCCTTTTTGGGCATGGGGGCAAGATCGAGGGTGATCTGCCCGCCAAGGCCGCGCAGGCGCAATTGGCGCGGTAGGTCGCGGGCCATGGCGATATTGGCTTTGAGCCCCGCTGCAAGACTGGCGTCGCCGCCGGTGTTGACATCCACAGCTACAAGGGCGCGCGTGGGCTCGATGTAAAAGGATGCGCCGCCGGGCAGGGGGACCAAGGCCTCGCGCAGGGCGTCGAGTTGATCAAGCACGCCGTTTTCCGCGAAAGAGCCCGGATCAGTCACCACATCAGCAGGCTCTACCCAGTCACGCCAGGCGAGGGTATGGGGGCCGTCGCCTTCGGTCAGGGTCTCTGGCTCGGGGCCGGTGGCATCGGCGAGAACCGCCTCGGCCAGATCGCGCATGGCGTTAATATCCTCTGTGATATCAGCGGCTTCGGCGCTTTCGCATGAGGAGCGCAGGATGAGGCCCATGGGGCTGTCGCCCATTTCGGCATGGGCGATTTCCAAGAGGGAATCGCGCAGGGCCTCGTCCTTGATGGACCGCGATACATTGAGACCGGGCGCGTCGGGGGTGACGATGGCGTAGCGGCTCTTGAACAAGAGTCGAGTCGTGACTGGCAGGGCCTTGCCCGGTTCGGCGTGTCCAGTGACCTGTACGAGTAGCGGCTGACCGGGCGTCAAGCCTTTGATCTGGCGAAGGAAAGCGGAACCGTCGGGCGTGCGCAGGAACATGCCGCCTTGCCCTTTGACGGGGCGATCGGCGATGGCGCGATAGATGGTGCCGGGGCGCGGTTGATCCGAGTCGATCAGCAAGTCCTCAAGCCGCCCACCCACCAGCAGGGCTGCGGCCTCGGCGTCGTTTATGTGGTCGAGCGCGATGGTCCGCAGGGTCATTGGGTGTCCTTCCAGAGCGGGTAGCCAGCGGCGCGCAAGAGGCCCGCGGTTTCAGCCAGGGGCAGGCCGACGACGGCAGTAAAAGATCCTTGAATCCAAGGGATTAGCGCGCCTGCGGGGCCTTGTATGGCGTAGCCGCCTGCCTTGCCCTGCCAATCATTTGTGGCAAGGTAGGCGTTCAGCTCCTCATCCGAGAGGCGTTTCATCTGCACGGTGGTTACAACGTCCCGCTCCCATATCCGCGATCCGCGCCGGACAGCGACGGCCGTGATCACCCGGTGCCGCCGCCCGGACAGAGCGAGCAGGAATTGTGCTGCTTCACCAATATCTTGCGGTTTTCCAAGGATGCGGCGGCCAAGCGCCACGGTGGTATCGGCGCAGAGCACGATATCATCGTCCTCGGCCACAACCGCCCACGCCTTTTGCCGCGCCATGCGGGCGCAATAGGGGCGGGGCAATTCAGCCTTGGCCGGGGTTTCGTCAATCTCGGGGGGCTGGATTTTATCCGCCACCACCCCGAGTTGTGCCAACAGATCGCGCCGGCGCGGGCTGCCAGAACCGAGGATGAGTCTCATTCCAGATCTGCCTTGTCTTGCAGCGCGGTGGCGTGTGCGCGCAAGGTCGCGCCCAAGGAAAACGCAGCGGTGTTAAGCACTGCCTTTGCCTGCGGATCGTTCATTTCCTCAGTCAATTCATGCAGATACGCGACCGCCTCCTTGGAGGCCGCACGATATGCCTGACCATACTCGGCGCTGCAGGCCAAGTTTACTTGAAGCGATAATTGATCCGACCCTTGGTCAGATCATAGGGGGTCATTTCCACCTGAACTTTGTCGCCCGCAAGAACGCGGATGCGGTTCTTGCGCATTTTGCCTGCCGTATGTGCGATGATCTCATGGCCGTTTTCAAGCTCGACCCTGAATGTCGCGTTGGGCAGGAGTTCCTTGACGACACCGGGAAATTCGAGCGTGTCTTCCTTGGCCATGGTCTCTCCTTGATATGGCGCCCCGCCGTTTTGCGGAACGCGCTAGTAAATGCGCCGGTTTTGCGCGGTTTTCAAGGGTGTAATCACCGTAGAGGTTCAGATGTGACCGTGACGTCGCGCCCCAGTTGGTCTTCCCAATGGCGGCGGTTGAGCACAACGCCGTCGGCGCGAACATGGGTGATACGGTCCAGATCGACCTCGGCATAGGTCCAGCCGGGGCGGTTGAGCGTGCCCTCGGCGAGGACGCCGGTGGGTGGGAACCCTGTATCTGGGGGGCCAAAGACGCCACCCATACCACAATTGGTATCGACCGCCGGGGACCAATCCGCCGTGCCCACGGTCGAGGCCATGACGGTGACGCATTGCATTTCGAGGGCGCGGGCCATGGCACCGATCCGGACGCGGGAATAGCCGGTCAGAGCCTCGGTGCAAGAGGGCACAAGGATCAGGTCGGCATCGGCCAAAGCCTTGCCCAGCAAGGGAAATTCGCTGTCGTAGCAGATCAGGATGCCGATTTTGCCGAGGCTTGTGTCAAAGAGGCGCAGGGGGCCGCCGGGGGCGACGTGCCATTCCTCGCGCTCGAACCGGGTCATGATCTGTTTGTCCTGCGCGGCGCGCGCCCCGGTGGGGGTAAAAAGCATGGCGCGGTTAACCGGGCGGGGGCCAAGATCTGGGTCAAAGACCGGGGCTGAAGCCCCCAGAATATGCAGATTATACTGCGTCGCAAGCTCGGCATGCAGATCGTAAGCCTCTGGCATCACGCCAGAAACGGCATGCAGTGAGCGCTCTAAATCGCCCGCGGCCTCGGTGCCCGCGAGCATGGCCAATTCCATCGCGCCATATTCGGGAAAGACCGCGAGTTCGGCACCCTGTGCGGCCGCCTCGGCCACCCAATCGGTAAGCTTGCGATGGTAGTCGGCCCAAGAGGTGAGCGGGTCGAGCGGATAGGCGGCGGTGGCGATTTTCATGGGGCGCGCTCCGGGCTGGGGTATTTTGTAAGCTTTGTAAGGTTTTGGAGGTGATTTTGTAAGGTCTCGATTGGTTTTGCTTGGGTCGCGCGCTGCGGGCAACGTTTTCTTAACCTCTGCCTGCCAAGTTGGTCAGGTCAGGCAAGGCAAGAGGCGGGCGATGTATGATGAGATGCCGATCCATCGGGTGCGAACCCGTCTGCGCCGGGTGGTGGATCATCTGGCGGCGGGTGGTCAGCGGGTGATGGTGCTGCGCAACGGGGTGGCGGTGGCGGGCCTTGTCTCGGTCAGCGATCTACAGGCGCTGGAGCAGGCGGATCAGGCGCGGATGGAGCATCATGCGATTCGGGCACAGGCGCGATTGCGGGACATTGGCCTGTTGAAGGCAGGGCTTGATTCGGCACGGCTGGAAGCTAGGGCGCGGTACGGCCCGCCCGATACCAAGCGATGAGCGTGGCGCGTTCCGAGGGTGCCATCGCGGTGAGGTTGGCGGGTGGCATGGCATGGCTGAGCCCGGCCTGGAGGTAGAGGGCGCGGGCCTGACGGGCGAGGTCGGCGGGTGTTTCGAGGATCACGCCTTTGGGGGCGTGGATCATGCCGGGCCAGAGTGGTTCGGTGGCATGACACATGGCGCAGCGCAGGGCCACGATCTCTTGCACCGTGTCAAAGCCGGGGGCCTCGCTCAGGCGGGTCTGGGCAGGGCTGAGGCGCGTGGTCTCTGGGGTGGTGTCTGCCGTGTTCGGGCCGCCCAAAGCTGAGAGCCAGACAATGGCGGCGAAGATCAGCGCGGTGACGCCCCATGCCCACCAAGGGCGGCCACGCCCGGCGTGCAGGCTATTGAAGAAATGCCGGATGGTGACGCCCATCAGGAAAACAAGAGAGGCGATGAGCCAGTTGTAGGGCGTGGCGAAGGCAAGCGGGTAATGGTTGGACAGCATCAGGAAGATGACAGGCAAGGTGAGGTAATTGTTATGGGTCGAGCGCAGTTTGGCGATCTGGCCATAGCGTGCCTCGGGTGTGCGCCCGGCGCGCAGATCGGCCACCACGATGCGCTGATTGGGCATGATGATGAGGAAGACATTGGCGGTCATGATGGTGGCGGTGAAGGCCCCCAAATGCAGCATCATCGCGCGACCGGTGAACACCTGTGTATAGGCCCAGCCCATCGCGGTCAGAAGCGCGAAGAGCACGAGCATCATGCGGGTCGGCTGCGCGGCCAGCCCGGATTTGCAAAGCCGGTCATAGATGAGCCAGCCAAGGGCCAGCGAGCCCGCCGAGAGAGCGATGCCCTGCGATTGGGTGAGCGGGCTTTCGGCGCTGAGCAGGTAGAGATCGGCAGAGGCCCAGTAGACCAGCATGAGCAGGGCCGCACCCGAGAGCCAGGTGGCGTAGCTTTCCCATTTGAACCAAGTCAGGTGATCCGGCATCTGCGGCGGCGCCACGAGATATTTGCGGATGTGGTAGAAGCCGCCGCCATGCACCTGCCAGTCTTCGCCCTGCGCGCCCATGGGCAAATCGGGCGCGCGGCGCAGGCCGAGATCAAGCGCGATAAAGTAAAAAGACGTGCCGATCCAGGCCATGGCGGTGATGACATGCAGCCAGCGGGCGGCAAATCCGGCCCATTCGAGAAGGATCGCGGGGTCTGGCATCGGCGCGCAGTCCTTTTAGCGGTGTGCGTATGGGGTAGATTAGCGGTTGTGACGGTGCTGTCTATGGGGCTGCGCGTGGCGGGGGATTGCCGGCGTGTCTTTGCAAATGTAGTCTGGCCCCTATGCGAAGTTGCAAAGGGTGCGCGCCATGGCGATCCAGAAACTCTATGCCGGGGCCAAGCTGCGCGAGACGCGGCAGCGGCTGGGCCTGACGCAAAAGGATTTCGCGGGCAAGCTGGGGGTGTCGCTGCCCTATCTCAACCAGATGGAGAACAACAACCGCCCTGTGAGCACGACGGTGGTTCTGGCCTTGGCGCAGGAATTCGGCTTCGACGTGACAGAGTTGAGCACGGGCGATGCCGAGCGGATGGTGAGCGACATGCGCGAGGCGCTGGCCGATCCGGTGTTTGGCGACGATCCGCCGCCCCTGGCCGATCTGCGGCTGACGGCGTCGAATGCCCCGGCGCTGGCGCGGGCGTTTCTGGAGTTGCACAGCGCCTATCGCCAGACCCACGAGCGATTGGCGAGCCTCGACGAGGCCTTGGGGCGCGAGGATGCGCGCAACCAGTCGAGCCCTTGGGACGAGGTGCGCGACTTTTTTCATTATTGCGACAATTACATAGATGCCGTGGACCATGCCGCCGAGCGCTTTGCGGAAGCGGGCGGCGGGCAGGCGATTTCGGATCTGGCCTGCGCGCGGTTGGCGGCGTTGGGCATTTCGGTGGTCGAGGCGGATACCGCACAGTTGCGGCATTACGACCGCGCCGCCGGGGTGCTGACGCTCTCGTCGCGGGCCGCCCCCGAGAGCCGACGGTTTCAGCTTTTGTTGCAACTGGCATTGGTGATGCAGGATCAATTGCTGGAGGCGACGCTGGATTTCGCGCGGTTCCAGTCAGACGCGGCACGGTCCATCGCCAAGATTGGATTGGCCAATTATTTTGCCGGGGCGGCGATGATGCCCTATGGCCGGTTTCTGACCGCCGCACAGGAGGTGCGTCACGATCTGGAGGTTCTGGCGCATCGGTTTGGTGCCTCGATCGAACAGGTGTGTCATCGTCTTTCGACCTTGCAGCGGCCGGGGGCCAAGGGGATTCCGTTTTTCTTTGTGCGGGTCGATCAGGCCGGCACGATCACCAAGCGGCATTCGGCGACACGGTTGCAATTCGCGCGGTTCGGCGGGGCCTGTCCGCTCTGGAACGTGCATCGGGCGTTCGAGACGCCGGGGCGGTTCCTGCGGCAATTGGCCGAGACGCCGGATGGCGTGCGCTATATCAGTCTTGCGCGCGATGTCTCGAAACCCGGTGGCAGCTTTGGCGCGCCGGTGCGGCGGTTTGCGATTGCGCTGGGCTGCGAGGTGAAACATGCGGGCGAGTTGGTGTATGCCGACGATCTGGATGTGAGCCGCGCGCGGGCGTTCGAGCCGATTGGCATTTCCTGCCGGATCTGCGAGCGGGCGGAGTGCCATCAGCGATCGGTGCCGCCGCTGGAGCGACGCTTGCAGGTGACACCGGACGAGCGCGGCGTGTTGCCCTATCGGGTTGGGTAACCCGGGCCGCGCGGTCAGAGGCTGTCGATGAAGCGTTCGGCCACGCGCGGCTTGATCTCGCCGCGTTCAACCAAAATCTCGAGGCAGCGCAGGGTGATGTCGGTAAAGCCGTAGCAGGTATCACAGAGCAGCGCGATTTTGCGCAAGTCGGTGCTGTCGAGCGTGTCGGGGCGAGAGAGGTCGCGCAGGTAGAGGATATCGCCGTCGAGCATCTGTTGCGGCGTGGTACCTTCGATCCGGCCCAACCAGCGGGAGCGCAGGAGCCGTTTCTCGATATGCAGGAAGGAATGCGGCACCAGCCCATGCGCCTGAAGAAGGCGGTCGATCTCGCCGAAGGAGGGCTGGTTGTCGTAGAGGGGGAAAAAGTTGACCTCGCTTTGCACGGCCAGCGTTTGCGAGAGCGCGGTTTGGGCGTGCGTGAAGATCATCGCTTCGGCCCCCTGCACGTCGATCTTGAGGAAATCAACCCGGCCGATGCCCTCGATCTCGTCGAGTTTGCGGCTGGGCAGATCGACATGGCCGGTGGGGCGCGCGGCGCGGCGCAGGCCGAGTAGATGGTCGAGTGTGGGCTGGCGAATTTCGAGCAGGGAGGCGAGGCCGGAGCCACGATAGAGGTTGAGCCGATGCGCCGCCCCATCGCCGACCACGTCGGGAAAATAGGTCTCTTGCGGGGATTTGCGGGCGTTGAGGGCGGCCAGCGCCTCGGGCTGGGGTTCAAACCCGGTGACATGGGCGTGACCTGCGGCCAGAAGCTCTTTGTAGGGGGCGTCATGGTTCATCGGGTTGGCCCCGATATCGAGGATGCGCAGAGGGTCCGTGAGGCCCAAAGTGCGCGTCAGATCGGCCAGGCGCTGCTGCGCGCGCGCCTGGGCAGAGGGGGCAGGTGTAGCGGGATGGGCGGCGGCGATGGGCGTCGGCTGCACCGCTTGCAGGCTGGCACCGGTGCCATCGCGCAGGTCGGCGAGAACCTGCATCATCTGGGCGGCGATGCGCGCGGGCGCGCGGTCTTGGGCGAGGGCCAGGGCCGCGGCGCGACGCCTGCGCAATTCGTCATCGGGCATCTCCACCAGCCGTGTCATCATCCGCAAGAGGCCGCGTGGCGCGCCCGGATCATAGAGAAGATCGTGGTTTTCCGGGGCCACATGGGCGCGCAGAGCCTCGGTATCGGGGCCGATCACAGGCAGGCCAAAGCCCTGCGCGAGCATCACCGAGCCGGAGGTAAAGAGGTTGCCAAAGGGCGCGACAAATACCTGCGCGCGGGCAAAGATGCCAGCCACATCCTCATCTGGCACGGCCTCGTCGGTGAGGGTGACGCAATCGGTGTCTTGCAGCGCGCGAAAGAGCTTTTGATGGCTGCGCGCGGCGCGGCCACAAAGATGCAGGTGAAAAGGCACGTCGCGCCGGATGAGCGTGCGGGCGGTATCGACCAGCGTATCCAGCCCCTTGTTGGCGCGAAAAGCCCCGAAGAAGAGAAAGGCGCGCGCGGCGCAATCGGGCAGATCGCGACCGAGGCTGGTTTCGGCAGGTTCGTAATGCCCAAGATAGCTTGGGTGCGGCAGGATGCGCAGGCGCGCGGGATCAACCCCCCAGTCGCGTTGCATATGCAGCGCCGCGTCGGGCGTGTGGACATGCACCAGATCGGCGAGGGTCACGACGCGGGCGCGGGCGGCACGAAAGGTCTCTGGGTCCATGTCGCGAT
The nucleotide sequence above comes from Roseovarius mucosus. Encoded proteins:
- a CDS encoding DNA gyrase inhibitor YacG; protein product: MSCPICQRKTDARYRPFCSRRCADVDLGKWFAGDYAVPSSDPADIEEALDALEQEQQKPH
- a CDS encoding ribonuclease E/G, whose translation is MTLRTIALDHINDAEAAALLVGGRLEDLLIDSDQPRPGTIYRAIADRPVKGQGGMFLRTPDGSAFLRQIKGLTPGQPLLVQVTGHAEPGKALPVTTRLLFKSRYAIVTPDAPGLNVSRSIKDEALRDSLLEIAHAEMGDSPMGLILRSSCESAEAADITEDINAMRDLAEAVLADATGPEPETLTEGDGPHTLAWRDWVEPADVVTDPGSFAENGVLDQLDALREALVPLPGGASFYIEPTRALVAVDVNTGGDASLAAGLKANIAMARDLPRQLRLRGLGGQITLDLAPMPKKDRRTFEASLRAALRQDTTETTLAGWTPLGHFELQRKRDRQPLTDLLK
- a CDS encoding Maf family protein, with translation MRLILGSGSPRRRDLLAQLGVVADKIQPPEIDETPAKAELPRPYCARMARQKAWAVVAEDDDIVLCADTTVALGRRILGKPQDIGEAAQFLLALSGRRHRVITAVAVRRGSRIWERDVVTTVQMKRLSDEELNAYLATNDWQGKAGGYAIQGPAGALIPWIQGSFTAVVGLPLAETAGLLRAAGYPLWKDTQ
- the infA gene encoding translation initiation factor IF-1; the encoded protein is MAKEDTLEFPGVVKELLPNATFRVELENGHEIIAHTAGKMRKNRIRVLAGDKVQVEMTPYDLTKGRINYRFK
- a CDS encoding carbon-nitrogen hydrolase family protein, whose translation is MKIATAAYPLDPLTSWADYHRKLTDWVAEAAAQGAELAVFPEYGAMELAMLAGTEAAGDLERSLHAVSGVMPEAYDLHAELATQYNLHILGASAPVFDPDLGPRPVNRAMLFTPTGARAAQDKQIMTRFEREEWHVAPGGPLRLFDTSLGKIGILICYDSEFPLLGKALADADLILVPSCTEALTGYSRVRIGAMARALEMQCVTVMASTVGTADWSPAVDTNCGMGGVFGPPDTGFPPTGVLAEGTLNRPGWTYAEVDLDRITHVRADGVVLNRRHWEDQLGRDVTVTSEPLR
- a CDS encoding type II toxin-antitoxin system Phd/YefM family antitoxin, with amino-acid sequence MYDEMPIHRVRTRLRRVVDHLAAGGQRVMVLRNGVAVAGLVSVSDLQALEQADQARMEHHAIRAQARLRDIGLLKAGLDSARLEARARYGPPDTKR
- a CDS encoding urate hydroxylase PuuD is translated as MPDPAILLEWAGFAARWLHVITAMAWIGTSFYFIALDLGLRRAPDLPMGAQGEDWQVHGGGFYHIRKYLVAPPQMPDHLTWFKWESYATWLSGAALLMLVYWASADLYLLSAESPLTQSQGIALSAGSLALGWLIYDRLCKSGLAAQPTRMMLVLFALLTAMGWAYTQVFTGRAMMLHLGAFTATIMTANVFLIIMPNQRIVVADLRAGRTPEARYGQIAKLRSTHNNYLTLPVIFLMLSNHYPLAFATPYNWLIASLVFLMGVTIRHFFNSLHAGRGRPWWAWGVTALIFAAIVWLSALGGPNTADTTPETTRLSPAQTRLSEAPGFDTVQEIVALRCAMCHATEPLWPGMIHAPKGVILETPADLARQARALYLQAGLSHAMPPANLTAMAPSERATLIAWYRAGRTAP
- a CDS encoding helix-turn-helix domain-containing protein, with amino-acid sequence MAIQKLYAGAKLRETRQRLGLTQKDFAGKLGVSLPYLNQMENNNRPVSTTVVLALAQEFGFDVTELSTGDAERMVSDMREALADPVFGDDPPPLADLRLTASNAPALARAFLELHSAYRQTHERLASLDEALGREDARNQSSPWDEVRDFFHYCDNYIDAVDHAAERFAEAGGGQAISDLACARLAALGISVVEADTAQLRHYDRAAGVLTLSSRAAPESRRFQLLLQLALVMQDQLLEATLDFARFQSDAARSIAKIGLANYFAGAAMMPYGRFLTAAQEVRHDLEVLAHRFGASIEQVCHRLSTLQRPGAKGIPFFFVRVDQAGTITKRHSATRLQFARFGGACPLWNVHRAFETPGRFLRQLAETPDGVRYISLARDVSKPGGSFGAPVRRFAIALGCEVKHAGELVYADDLDVSRARAFEPIGISCRICERAECHQRSVPPLERRLQVTPDERGVLPYRVG
- a CDS encoding FkbM family methyltransferase; this encodes MAKSATITTAPTPVAAAPVPVLNLPMSRGNPYQPLLYAAPDAGFRPEPLAKTEITDLPRLLAEGHRLLHLHWDDLIFGRSRDSAANANEAERDLAALAAFKAGGGRILWTVHNRTPHRDMDPETFRAARARVVTLADLVHVHTPDAALHMQRDWGVDPARLRILPHPSYLGHYEPAETSLGRDLPDCAARAFLFFGAFRANKGLDTLVDTARTLIRRDVPFHLHLCGRAARSHQKLFRALQDTDCVTLTDEAVPDEDVAGIFARAQVFVAPFGNLFTSGSVMLAQGFGLPVIGPDTEALRAHVAPENHDLLYDPGAPRGLLRMMTRLVEMPDDELRRRRAAALALAQDRAPARIAAQMMQVLADLRDGTGASLQAVQPTPIAAAHPATPAPSAQARAQQRLADLTRTLGLTDPLRILDIGANPMNHDAPYKELLAAGHAHVTGFEPQPEALAALNARKSPQETYFPDVVGDGAAHRLNLYRGSGLASLLEIRQPTLDHLLGLRRAARPTGHVDLPSRKLDEIEGIGRVDFLKIDVQGAEAMIFTHAQTALSQTLAVQSEVNFFPLYDNQPSFGEIDRLLQAHGLVPHSFLHIEKRLLRSRWLGRIEGTTPQQMLDGDILYLRDLSRPDTLDSTDLRKIALLCDTCYGFTDITLRCLEILVERGEIKPRVAERFIDSL